A region of the Streptomyces sp. NBC_00442 genome:
CAGGTCGCCGTGTGTTCCCGCGTGGTGTGGAGCGGGTCGAGAGCGGTGTGCGCCAGCAGGAGGCGCCCGCCGAGACCCACGGGCGAGCCCCCGTGGTCCTCGCAGTAGCAGTCGTCGAGCGCGTTCTCCGCGGCCATCAGCCGTGTCGCGAGCATCAGGTGGTCGACGGTCGGGGCGTCGGGGTGGCAGGCCACCATGTAGCGGCCGAGGGCGAACCCGTCGAACTGGTCCTCCCACTCCGGCGGATACAGCTCGACCTCGTGCACCGCCCAGTCCTTGATCCTGCGGCTCACCTCCGCCACCCGCACCGGGTCGGGCTCCGCCACCGGATGGTGGTAGAGACCCGGCACCGCGGTGCCGCCCGCCTGCGTTTCGATACGGGGCGCAAGGCGCAGGCCGCTCGTTCCCAGCCCGCTGGGGCCGCGCAGGACACGTTCCAGGACCTCGGGGCTCATGGGCGTCACGCCGTGTGGCCCCGCCGCGGGCAGTTCCGCGAAGCCCGTGTCGTCCGGCAGCGCGCAGGGCTCGGTGACGCGGTCCGCGCCGACGCCCACGGGCGGGGCGGCGGCCGGTCCGGCGCCCGGAACCGCGGGCGGATCCGGGGCGTCGGCCGAGAGCGGCGGGCAGGTGCCGTCGGCGACGGCCGGCGCGACGGGTTCCGCTGTCGTGACCTGCGGGACCATGTGCACCTGCACTGGACTGAGGTCGGGGACGGGCATCCATTGCTCCTTGCGTGAGGCGGATTGTTCCGAGCGCGCCCACCGTGCGCGGAAGGAGTGCGGGACCGGTGAGCCGGGCGCGCGGACGGTGGGGGAGCGGTCGCCACCGGAAGAGGGCCGAGGTCCCGCCAACGCCGCTCTCGGCAGCGGCACTTGATGCCTCTGCCGCTCAGCGGGCCGCGTGGCGGCGGGCGGGCATCCCGTGGCCGACGCCGCCGGTCGGCGCAGGACGACGGGAGGGCGGGCGACGGCGGGGACAGCCATGGGGGGGGTGAGCACCCAGGGGGTCCGGCAGCCTCCATGCGGCACTACACCGGCACCGACACGACACCGGCACGCAGGAACGGAGCCGAGCCGATACGCGTGGCTCAACTGGAGCCCATGGCGGACCGGTTGGAAGAGCGCAGGCACCGTGGGCCCTGCTCGTGACCTCCCCGGCCGGGGCGGCGGGCGACGGCTCGTCGTGGCCGTCGCCCGCCGGCCCCGCCGGCCCTCGCGGGCGGGCACCGGTGGACCAACAGCTGGTGGGCAGACCCGTGGGTCACCGCCAGCGGCTGACTTCCACGTTCTCCAGGACGCCCAGCGCGTCGGGCACCAGGATGGCGGCCGAGTAGTAGGCCGTGACCAGGTACGAGATGATCGCCTGCTCGTCGATGCCCATGAAGCGCACGGACAGGCTCGGCTCGATCTCGTCCGGGATGCCCGACTGGCGCAGACCGATGACGCCCTGTTGGTCCTCGCCGGTACGCATGCAGATGATCGACGTCGTCCGCGTGTCACTCAGCGGGATCTTCCCGCAGGGGTAGATCGGCACTCCGCGCCAGGCCGGGAGGCGATGTCCGTCGATCTCGACGGACTCGGGCACGAGGCCGCGCTTGTTGCACTCACGGCCGAAGGCGGCGATCGCCTTGGGGTGGGCGAGGAAGAGCTTGGAGCCGCGGCGGCGCGAGAGCAGCTCGTCCATGTCGTCGGGGCTCGGCACGCCGTCGTGCGGCTGGATCCGCTGCCCGTAGTCGCAGTTGGTGAGCAGGCCGAACTCGGGGTTGTTGATGAGTTCGTGTTCCTGGCGCTCGCGCAGTGCCTCGACGGTCAGCCTGAGCTGGTGCTCGGTCTGGTTCATCGGCTGGTTGTAGAGGTCCGCGACCCGGCTGTGGACCTTCAGCACGGTCTGCGCGACGGAGAGTTCGTACTCGCGGGGCGAGCTCTCGTAGTCGACGTACGTGTGGGGGATGACCGCTTCGCCGATGTGGCCCGCGGAGAGGTCGATCGCCGCCTCGCCGTACTTGTTGGTCGCCCGGTCCGGCTGGTCGGAGAGGTCGCCGAGGTGTTGGTTCAGGCTCTCGGAGCGCTCGGCGAGGTTGAGGACGTCCGACCTGGTGAGCTCCAGCACCGTACAGGCCGTGGTGGCGCGGACGGTGTGCTCCCACTGGGCCTCGGGGTCCACCAGCGCGCGCTCACCGAAGTAGGCGCCGTCCGCGAGGAATCCCAGCTCCGTCTCGTCGCCGTACTGGCCGGTGCCGACCTTCGCCACCCTGCCGTGCGCCAGCAGGAACACCCGGTCGGTCGGCGACCCGGCGTTCGCGATGACCTCACCGGCGGCGAACTCGTGCTGCGCGCAGCGGTTCGCCAGCTCCGTCAGGGCTTCCTCGTCGTCGTAGTCGCGCAGTGCGGGCAGCTCGCTCAGCTCCGCGGGGATGACCTGTACGCGGCCGCCGGTCTGAATGAACTCGACCCGGCCGTCCCCGACGGTGTAGCTCAGCCGCCTGTTGACCCGGTACGTACCACCTTGCACCTGGACCCACGGCAGTTTCCGCAGCAGCCAACGGGAGCTGATCTCCTGCATCTGGGGGGCGGACTTGGTGGTGGTCGCCAAGTTCCGTGCGGCGGCTGTCCCGAGACTCTGCTGGCCACGCGTGGCCGCTCCTGCCGTCTCCGCACCCGTATCGACCGACATGACTCCCCAATCCCTGATTTACGCTGGCATTTCACCCTGGCATGCTGCGACTTCAGCGTGACAGAGGAAAGGGGAGCCGCCCATTCCCCAGACGGTGCATAGTGGAGCGCCCCGTTCGATAGGTGAGCGAGCGGGCCGCGGCGGCCGTAAACATGCCACGCGTAGATTTGGCGCAATCCCGCCACGGTCGGGAACGGCCTTGCTGACGTGCGTACTTGGGGAGGGGGCGGGCCGCGCTGGTGCGAGGGTGGATCACTGTGGGGCTCGCGTCACCACGCGAACCAGCCCGGGGTCGCCGTGTAGTCCTGCGGTGCGTAGTCGCACACGGCTCCGTCGAACGGCTCGGCCACGGTGAGGCGTTGCGCCTGCCGTTCGCCGGCAGCGTCCACGGTGTCGGCGGCCACCAGCAGTGCCAGGACGGTCACCAGACAGCCGGCGACGAGTCGGCGCGAGGCCACCGCGCCGCGGGAATCCGCGACGATCGCGCAGGCGATCGAGACGACCGGGGCGGCCGCGACGAGGGCCAGGGCGGTCAGCGTCAGGTGGTTCAGGTGGGCGGAGTGGTGGCACAGCGTATACCGGCGCCCCGTCCGCGCCCCCTGCCAGCGTTCCCAGAAGGCGATCGCGCCGAACAGACAGCCCGCGGCGACCAGTTGCCAGGAATGAAAGGTGTAGCGGTGCGTGGTGTCAGGTTCCGGTATGTCCGCGCCCGTGGTGGGTGTGCCGCCCATTGCTCCCCCTGTCCGATAGAGCCCGCACCCATGATTACGGGCGTCTTGCCATGGCCGATCAGGACCGTGCTCTCGACGCTCCGCCGGTCCCGCGCCGGTGGCTCAGGCCCCGGATCCGCTCGGCCGCGCCGCGGCCTTGAGGTCGTTGGTCACCATCACCTGGGCCAGCCTGGCCGCGATAGCGACGACGGACTCCCACGCGGGGGCCTGGATGTAGTCCTCGTCCGGGGCGTCCCGGCCCACGGCGGACTCCACGACGCCGTAGGCCTCTCCCAGCTGTCGCATCAGGGTGACCTCCTCCTCCGTGCGCAGACTCCGGCCCAGCCAGGGCGCGGGGTCGGCGGCGTCGCAGAAGTCGTCGAAAAGAACGGTGACCACGTAGGTCAGCGTCTCGAACTCCTCCCGGCACAGCCACACTTCTCGCTGCCACGAAGGGGTCGCGAGGGCGAGGACCGCCGGCACGAGATGGAGCCGGAAGACGGGGAATTCGATGCCGTGATCTGCCACTCCGTGAGTGTACTGATCCGTACTGATCCCCGAATCCCGGCTCTTGCCCGGCGCATCGTGGTCGGACGACAGCTCCGCACGCCCCCGGTGCGGCGCAACGGTTCACCGATCGCCAAAACCGTCCTCGGCGCCGCGGGCGGGCCAGTAGGCCCTGTCCTCGTATAGCTGCGGCCAGGTGGCGAGTAACGCTGAGTGATATTCCGGGCTGTCGTTTCCCCTTGTTGGCCGTCTCGTTGAGCTGAATGGGTGATCTCGGCGAGAGGGCGGGCGGGTGCGGCAGGATTGGGAGCCGGAAGACCTGATCGAGGTCTGGACGCCACTCGAAGACGACATGAAGAAGGTACGGACAAGTCGGGGGCGACCGGCTCGGGTTCGCGCTGCTGCTGAAGTTCTTCGAGGTGGAGGCCCGGTTCCCGGAGTCGGCCGGGGAGGTTCCGGCCGCCGCGGTGGAGTACGTGGCCCAGCAGGTGAAAGTGCCGGCGGAGGCGTGGGCGGCGTACGACTGGCAGGGTGATCGGATCAAGCGGCATCGCAAGGAGATCCGGGCTGCGTACGGATTCCGGCCGAACACCGAGGAGGACCAGGAACGGCTGGCCGGGTGGCTGACTGCTGAGCTGTGCCCGGTGGAGCTGTCGCGGGACCGGCTGGCGGCCGCGGTGGTGGCCCGCTGCCGGAACGACTGCATCGAGCCACCAGCTCCGGGACAGGTGAAGCGGTTGGTCGGCAAGGCGATCAGGGACTTCGAGGCGCAGTTTTGCCACAGCACGCTGGCCCGGCTCAGCCGCTCGACCTGCTCGCGGCTGGAGGAACTGATCGCAGGCGACACGGTCCAGGGAGTCGACGGCGCCGGATCCGTGGCCGGCGGCGGCCGGTCGCACTTCACCCCTGGACCCACGTGAATCCCTACGGCCGGTTCGAGCTGGACATGAGCAGACACCTCGACCTGGACCTGACCGACCGGGCCGCCGTGCCCGCGCCGCGCGCCCCCGAGGGCAGACCAGCGGCGGCCCCGGAGTGAGGAACTGGGGCTCGGATCGCCTACGAACAGCATCTGGCCACCAGCACCCTCGTCGCATAACGACGCGAACAGGTGTCCACTTCACTGGGCAAGGCCCGACCGGAACTTCATGGTTCCGCGCCTCACCGCGTCCATGGCAGATACCTCAGGTGGTCAGACCGGCGCTGGTCAGCCAGATGTGTTCGCATGTCGCCGACGCATCTTGGAGCTTCTCGCGGGATTCCTGTGAGGCGTGGTAGAAGGTCCGTTCGATCATCCAGCACAGGGCGCGTGCCATCGCCGGGGCCTGGTCCGGTGCAGTGCCGGCCTGGACGCCGGCGCGTTCCAGGACGGCGGTGATAGCCGCGATGAACAGGTCAGCCGTGTGGTTCCACAGCTCGCCGATCTCCGGCACGGTCAACGACAGGTCGATCGCCGTGCGCATGACCAGGCCGTGCTCATTCCACAACTCGACCGTGCGCTGCATGGCTGCGGCGATGGCCCGGCGCGGCTCGT
Encoded here:
- a CDS encoding family 2 encapsulin nanocompartment cargo protein terpene cyclase: MPVPDLSPVQVHMVPQVTTAEPVAPAVADGTCPPLSADAPDPPAVPGAGPAAAPPVGVGADRVTEPCALPDDTGFAELPAAGPHGVTPMSPEVLERVLRGPSGLGTSGLRLAPRIETQAGGTAVPGLYHHPVAEPDPVRVAEVSRRIKDWAVHEVELYPPEWEDQFDGFALGRYMVACHPDAPTVDHLMLATRLMAAENALDDCYCEDHGGSPVGLGGRLLLAHTALDPLHTTREHTATWAQSLFSDAPRRAYRSAMEYFVEAASASQADRYRHDMARLHLGYLAEAAWAQTEYMPEVWEYLAMRQFNNFRPCPTITDTVGGYELPADLHARPAMQRVIALASNATTIVNDLYSYTKELDAPGRHLNLPVVIAESESCGPREAYLKAVEVHNELMHDFEAEASALAVACPAPQVVRFLHGVAAWVDGNHHWHQTNSYRYTLPDFW
- a CDS encoding family 2B encapsulin nanocompartment shell protein; this translates as MSVDTGAETAGAATRGQQSLGTAAARNLATTTKSAPQMQEISSRWLLRKLPWVQVQGGTYRVNRRLSYTVGDGRVEFIQTGGRVQVIPAELSELPALRDYDDEEALTELANRCAQHEFAAGEVIANAGSPTDRVFLLAHGRVAKVGTGQYGDETELGFLADGAYFGERALVDPEAQWEHTVRATTACTVLELTRSDVLNLAERSESLNQHLGDLSDQPDRATNKYGEAAIDLSAGHIGEAVIPHTYVDYESSPREYELSVAQTVLKVHSRVADLYNQPMNQTEHQLRLTVEALRERQEHELINNPEFGLLTNCDYGQRIQPHDGVPSPDDMDELLSRRRGSKLFLAHPKAIAAFGRECNKRGLVPESVEIDGHRLPAWRGVPIYPCGKIPLSDTRTTSIICMRTGEDQQGVIGLRQSGIPDEIEPSLSVRFMGIDEQAIISYLVTAYYSAAILVPDALGVLENVEVSRWR
- a CDS encoding SCO4402 family protein, which produces MADHGIEFPVFRLHLVPAVLALATPSWQREVWLCREEFETLTYVVTVLFDDFCDAADPAPWLGRSLRTEEEVTLMRQLGEAYGVVESAVGRDAPDEDYIQAPAWESVVAIAARLAQVMVTNDLKAAARPSGSGA
- a CDS encoding TetR/AcrR family transcriptional regulator, with translation MPGHHPARSRRAAERKGDARERAILDTCEALLAHKGYDAMTVADIAQGAGITRGALYFYYGSKQEVVTALVARTVEHLWERSRATAEADEPRRAIAAAMQRTVELWNEHGLVMRTAIDLSLTVPEIGELWNHTADLFIAAITAVLERAGVQAGTAPDQAPAMARALCWMIERTFYHASQESREKLQDASATCEHIWLTSAGLTT